The Bombus pascuorum chromosome 9, iyBomPasc1.1, whole genome shotgun sequence genome has a window encoding:
- the LOC132910818 gene encoding WD repeat-containing protein 7 isoform X8 — protein sequence MTAGTSLVVPIVLWGRIAPTHCVSCIYLSRDQKTLVTGCYDGQICLWQVDPETLKMSPRCLLVGHTAPIMCLSRASVIMEQNYIVSSSESGEMCTWDLVDGKCREAVKLTSVHTQMLPYVSAGGEDVRLFCSGYYPEVLVMDPFSLEVLFTLSSRVNPDWISALHVLRPAKRKGRFYVHTNDVVLALTTTGTVKVWTLLGHENRNSEPLYEHESKQIRCLNALAMTCCPYNQRTVLIVCSKHWQIYDAGDFSLLCSITAPCGERWMAGDFLSADRVILWSDEGRGYLYKLPANKLKGKALSSVADNKNFHTAGVEYDQPYLYCTLTQPGVKPLSCPPAMRLVTVQKQSKTLKYLLRGDSGGVVLWTVPEVTTQQLAQICQNDRSTPLSLPPAVKTSITTAWEEMKPSPVGILDQLDSGDGHGIKLTASIYLPQQSRLVVGREDGSIIIVPATQTVMLQLLHGNHQQYDDWPPHQVLLGHSGRVNCLLYPHGAAPRYDRTHLVSGSVDFAVCLWDLYAGTLIHRFCVHAGEITQLMVPPDNCSPRIQKCVCSVASDHSVTLLSLAERKCVVLASRHLFPVVTIKWRPLDDFMIVGCSDGAVYVWQMETGHLDRVLHGIIAEEVLYACDENTIAASGGSATGGELGLANPAVHFFRGLRHRNLSAIRHATQRGLHQLQQLHGGQGVDHGNQIKTKGTPLMIQGFRSNPKDPESHILFFDIEALIVQLLNDEYGAMSPGSLEAQGLISASEYQKVAALTQSASPDAHKKIADFFGRVKDKAGDVERILKEKDRHGILAKMKEGAENVHTKIQAKVESVGLKPSTLDGKGDNWNNNEIAKNNLKRNGAFSEPNATMEVAQLILSLLHAWGIDPDLDRVCEGKLGLLRPMVPVSFGVLSKGGYMSLLLPTWQMQLEPIGEPTTQLEQRLPAELVRQERLTRAFTARAHWELSTTLTSNHLLAVVALANTLMSMNNATFVPEQERNRKMHRPGNRSTVNWNKAEEENEEIYTAQQAQIKQGWSLLATLHCVLLPDKIVSQGSVKTFKRPQVEMMARRWQHQCLEIREAAQALLLAELGRMGPKGRKTLVDSWSQYLPMYSTQEPIAPQSQNQSPPAPGSPIPPSESHTEEEDEEEELAEAEINVARKPSSVAELKRKQTTAVVLLGVIGAEFGQDVTTTNQKRDNEQRRKSSIVEGFGIGNNNLARHTSMALTHLLHAPHSPKLPLHTALRRAAIDLIGRGFTVWEPYLDVSKVLLGLLEMCCDADKLVPNMTYGLPLTPQADTCRTARHALTLIATARPAAFITTMAREVARYNTLQQNAQTLNVNMGASVLVRAKPEILRIVEQLIDKMQSEMSDLLVEVMDIILHCLDPGHLKTKPLNDVFPAVCRFNQVSHCPATRRIAVGSRNGQLALYELRGNVKCQTVPAHVASVTALAFSPEGKFLVSYSCTENKLCFWQQTSSGMFGLGNSQTRCVKSYSTAPINDVARLNPMRLARLIWINNRTVTLMLADGSETRFNV from the exons atgacaGCGGGCACAAGCTTAGTAGTACCCATAGTTTTATGGGGTCGCATAGCTCCAACTCATTGTGTTTCATGTATCTATTTGTCTCGAGACCAAAAAACATTAGTAACAGGATGTTATGATGGCCAGATATGTTTGTGGCAAGTAGACCCCGAAACATTGaag ATGAGTCCAAGATGTTTACTTGTTGGTCATACTGCTCCAATAATGTGCCTGAGTCGAGCAAGTGTtattatggaacaaaattatattgtcAGTAGCAGTGAAAGTGGAGAAATGTGTACATGGGACTTAGTTGATGGAAAATGCAGGGAAGCTGTAAAGCTCACCAGTGTTCATACACAGATGTTGCCTTATGTCTCTGCCGGTGGAGAAGATGTTAGATTGTTTTGTTCGGG ataCTACCCTGAGGTTTTAGTAATGGACCCTTTTAGTTTGGAAGTTTTATTCACCTTAAGCTCCCGTGTTAATCCTGACTGGATCAGTGCTTTGCACGTTTTGCGGCCGGCCAAACGGAAAGGTCGGTTCTACGTGCATACAA ATGATGTTGTGCTGGCCTTAACGACGACTGGTACAGTCAAGGTGTGGACTCTTCTTGGACATGAGAATCGTAACAGTGAGCCTCTTTATGAACATGAAAGCAAACAAATACGATGTTTAAATGCACTTGCGATGACTTGTTGCCCATATAATCAGAGAACTGTATTAATTGTATGCTCTAAACATTGGCAG ATATATGATGCCGGTGATTTCTCCCTTCTATGTTCAATCACTGCACCTTGTGGCGAACGTTGGATGGCTGGAGACTTCTTATCTGCAGATAGAGTAATTCTGTGGAGTGACGAAGGTCGTGGTTATCTCTATAAACTACCAGCTAA CAAGTTGAAGGGCAAGGCTCTTAGCAG CGTTGCAgacaacaaaaattttcatacTGCCGGTGTTGAATATGATCAACCTTATCTCTACTGCACTTTGACGCAACCTGGAGTCAAG CCTCTATCATGTCCACCAGCAATGCGACTAGTTACAGTTCAAAAAcaaagtaaaacgttaaagtatttattacGTGGTGATAGTGGAGGAGTTGTTCTCTGGACAGTTCCAGAAGTAACGACTCAACAATTAGCTCAAATTTGTCAAAATGACCGTTCAACTCCACTTTCACTACCACCAGCAGTAAAAACGAGTATTACAACTGCTTGGGAGGAAATGAAACCATCACCAGTTGGAATATTAGATCAATTAGACAGTGGAGATGGACATGGCATAAAATTAACAGCTAGTATATATTTACCACAACAAAGTCGTTTAGTTGTCGGTCGTGAAGACGGCAGTATTATCATTGTTCCTGCAACACAAACAGTAATGCTTCAATTACTTCATGGCAATCATCAACAATATGatg ATTGGCCTCCTCACCAAGTATTGTTGGGTCACTCCGGCCGAGTGAACTGCCTTTTGTATCCACATGGAGCAGCACCACGTTATGATAGGACACATCTCGTTTCTGGATCTGTTGATTTTGCTGTATGTTTATGGGATCTTTATGCTGGTACACTCATTCATAGATTCTGCGTCCATGCAGGTGAAATTACACAATTAATGGTACCACCTGATAACTGTAGT CCTAGAATACAGAAGTGTGTTTGCAGCGTTGCATCAGATCATAGCGTTACTCTGTTATCATTAGCAGAAAGAAAATGTGTTGTTCTTGCTTCTCGACACTTATTCCCAGTTGTTACGATAAAGTGGAGACCATTGGATGACTTTATGATAGTTGGATGTTCAGACGGAGCTGTGTACGTATGGCAAATGGAAACCGGCCATCTAGATCGTGTATTGCATG GTATTATTGCAGAAGAAGTGCTTTATGCTTGCGATGAAAATACGATCGCTGCGTCTGGTGGATCTGCTACTGGTGGTGAATTAGGTTTAGCTAATCCTGCTGTACATTTTTTTAG aGGCTTGAGACATAGAAATCTGTCTGCTATAAGACACGCAACCCAAAGAGGATTGCATCAATTGCAACAACTTCATGGTGGACAAGGAGTTGATCATGGAAATCAAATAAAGACAAAGGGCACACCTTTAATGATTCAAGGTTTTAGAAGTAATCCTAAAGATCCAGAAagtcatattttattttttgacatAGAAGCATTGATag TACAATTACTTAATGATGAATATGGAGCAATGTCACCTGGTTCTTTGGAAGCACAGGGTCTTATTTCAGCCTCTGAGTATCAGAAAGTCGCAGCACTTACACAGTCTGCTAGTCCAGATGCTCATAAAAAAATTGCAG ACTTTTTCGGTCGCGTCAAGGATAAGGCAGGCGACGTTGAACGAATTTTAAAGGAGAAGGATCGCCACG GTATATTGGCTAAAATGAAGGAGGGCGCAGAGAACGTACATACTAAGATTCAGGCCAAGGTGGAAAGCGTTGGCCTCAAGCCGTCGACTCTCGACGGCAAAG GCGATAATTGGAACAATAATGAAATTGcgaaaaacaatttaaaacgAAATGGAGCGTTTAGTGAACCAAATGCCACTATGGAAGTTGCTCAGCTTATATTAAGTTTATTACATGCTTGGGGTATCGATCCAGATTTAGATCGTGTTTGCGAAGGGAAGTTAGGTTTATTAAGACCTATGGTTCCTGTTTCATTTGGAGTATTGTCAAAAGGAG gTTACATGTCATTATTATTACCAACTTGGCAAATGCAATTGGAACCAATTGGCGAACCTACAACTCAATTAGAACAACGTTTACCAGCAGAATTAGTTAGACAAGAAAGACTTACCAGAGCATTCACAGCAAGGGCACATTGGGAGTTATCTACCACATTAACTAGCAATCATTTATTAGCAGTAGTAGCTTTAGCAAATACTTTAATGTCAATGAACAATGCCACTTTTGTACCTGAACAAGAACGAAATCGTAAAATGCATAg GCCTGGTAATAGATCTACAGTTAATTGGAATaaagcagaagaagaaaatgaagaaatttatacGGCGCAACAAGCACAGATTAAGCAAGGTTGGTCTCTGTTAGCAACATTACACTGTGTACTATTGCCCGATAAAATAGTTTCACAAGGTAGTGTCAAGACTTTTAAACGGCCTCAAGTTGAAATGATGGCTCGCAGATGGCAACATCAATGTCTCGAG attcgCGAAGCTGCTCAAGCTTTGTTGCTTGCTGAATTAGGAAGAATGGGTCCAAAAGGAAGGAAAACACTTGTAGATAGCTGGTCACAATATCTACCAATGTATAGTACTCAAGAACCTATTGCACCACAATCGCAAAATCAAAGTCCACCAGCTCCAGGTAGTCCAATTCCACCATCTGAATCACATACGGAGgaggaagatgaagaagaggAACTGGCAGAAg CAGAAATAAATGTAGCTAGGAAACCATCGAGCGTGGcggaattaaaaagaaagcagACGACAGCAGTTGTATTACTAGGGGTAATAGGTGCGGAATTTGGGCAAGACGTTACCACCACAAATCAGAAAAGAGATAATGAACAAAGACGAAAGAGTTCAATTGTAGAAGGTTTTGGGATAGGAAATAATAATCTTGCCAGGCATACTAGTATGGCACTCACGCACTTGTTACACGCACCTCACTCTCCGAAATTACCTTTACATACGGCATTGCGAAGAGCCGCAATTGATCTAATTGGTAGAGGTTTCACTGTTTGGGAACCATATCTTGACGTATCGAAA GTATTATTGGGATTACTGGAAATGTGTTGTGATGCTGATAAACTGGTACCAAATATGACATATGGCCTTCCACTTACACCTCAAGCTGATACCTGTCGTACAGCAAGACATGCTTTAACTTTAATAGCTACTGCTCGACCTGCAGCATTTATTACCACGATGGCACGAGAAGTAGCCAGATACAATACGTTACAACAAAATGCGCAAacattaaatgtaaatatggGTGCAAGTGTTTTGGTTAGGGCAAAACCAGAAATACTTAGGATTGTTGAAcaattaattgataaaatgCAGAGTGAAATGAGCGATCTCTTAGTTGAG gTCATGGATATTATCTTACATTGTTTGGATCCAGGCCATCTTAAGACTAAGCCATTGAATGATGTGTTTCCAGCAGTATGTAGATTTAATCAA GTAAGTCATTGTCCGGCAACACGCAGAATAGCAGTAGGTAGTCGCAATGGTCAGCTCGCTTTATATGAATTACGAGGCAATGTTAAATGTCAAACAGTACCTGCGCATGTTGCATCTGTAACTGCATTAGCGTTTTCACCTGAAGGCAAGTTTCTGGTTAGTTATTCTTGTacggaaaataaattatgctttTGGCAG CAAACAAGTAGTGGTATGTTCGGCCTAGGGAACTCTCAAACACGTTGTGTGAAATCATATAGCACTGCACCCATTAACGATGTAGCACGATTAAACCCTATGCGACTAGCTCGATTGATATGGATAAATAATCGAACAGTTACACTAATGCTTGCTGATGGATCAGAAACACGATTCAATGTTTAA
- the LOC132910818 gene encoding WD repeat-containing protein 7 isoform X3 → MTAGTSLVVPIVLWGRIAPTHCVSCIYLSRDQKTLVTGCYDGQICLWQVDPETLKMSPRCLLVGHTAPIMCLSRASVIMEQNYIVSSSESGEMCTWDLVDGKCREAVKLTSVHTQMLPYVSAGGEDVRLFCSGYYPEVLVMDPFSLEVLFTLSSRVNPDWISALHVLRPAKRKGRFYVHTNDVVLALTTTGTVKVWTLLGHENRNSEPLYEHESKQIRCLNALAMTCCPYNQRTVLIVCSKHWQIYDAGDFSLLCSITAPCGERWMAGDFLSADRVILWSDEGRGYLYKLPAKILVHLDSKLKGKALSSVADNKNFHTAGVEYDQPYLYCTLTQPGVKPLSCPPAMRLVTVQKQSKTLKYLLRGDSGGVVLWTVPEVTTQQLAQICQNDRSTPLSLPPAVKTSITTAWEEMKPSPVGILDQLDSGDGHGIKLTASIYLPQQSRLVVGREDGSIIIVPATQTVMLQLLHGNHQQYDDWPPHQVLLGHSGRVNCLLYPHGAAPRYDRTHLVSGSVDFAVCLWDLYAGTLIHRFCVHAGEITQLMVPPDNCSPRIQKCVCSVASDHSVTLLSLAERKCVVLASRHLFPVVTIKWRPLDDFMIVGCSDGAVYVWQMETGHLDRVLHGIIAEEVLYACDENTIAASGGSATGGELGLANPAVHFFRGLRHRNLSAIRHATQRGLHQLQQLHGGQGVDHGNQIKTKGTPLMIQGFRSNPKDPESHILFFDIEALIVQLLNDEYGAMSPGSLEAQGLISASEYQKVAALTQSASPDAHKKIADFFGRVKDKAGDVERILKEKDRHGILAKMKEGAENVHTKIQAKVESVGLKPSTLDGKGDNWNNNEIAKNNLKRNGAFSEPNATMEVAQLILSLLHAWGIDPDLDRVCEGKLGLLRPMVPVSFGVLSKGGYMSLLLPTWQMQLEPIGEPTTQLEQRLPAELVRQERLTRAFTARAHWELSTTLTSNHLLAVVALANTLMSMNNATFVPEQERNRKMHRPGNRSTVNWNKAEEENEEIYTAQQAQIKQGWSLLATLHCVLLPDKIVSQGSVKTFKRPQVEMMARRWQHQCLEIREAAQALLLAELGRMGPKGRKTLVDSWSQYLPMYSTQEPIAPQSQNQSPPAPGSPIPPSESHTEEEDEEEELAEAEINVARKPSSVAELKRKQTTAVVLLGVIGAEFGQDVTTTNQKRDNEQRRKSSIVEGFGIGNNNLARHTSMALTHLLHAPHSPKLPLHTALRRAAIDLIGRGFTVWEPYLDVSKVLLGLLEMCCDADKLVPNMTYGLPLTPQADTCRTARHALTLIATARPAAFITTMAREVARYNTLQQNAQTLNVNMGASVLVRAKPEILRIVEQLIDKMQSEMSDLLVEVMDIILHCLDPGHLKTKPLNDVFPAVCRFNQVSHCPATRRIAVGSRNGQLALYELRGNVKCQTVPAHVASVTALAFSPEGKFLVSYSCTENKLCFWQQTSSGMFGLGNSQTRCVKSYSTAPINDVARLNPMRLARLIWINNRTVTLMLADGSETRFNV, encoded by the exons atgacaGCGGGCACAAGCTTAGTAGTACCCATAGTTTTATGGGGTCGCATAGCTCCAACTCATTGTGTTTCATGTATCTATTTGTCTCGAGACCAAAAAACATTAGTAACAGGATGTTATGATGGCCAGATATGTTTGTGGCAAGTAGACCCCGAAACATTGaag ATGAGTCCAAGATGTTTACTTGTTGGTCATACTGCTCCAATAATGTGCCTGAGTCGAGCAAGTGTtattatggaacaaaattatattgtcAGTAGCAGTGAAAGTGGAGAAATGTGTACATGGGACTTAGTTGATGGAAAATGCAGGGAAGCTGTAAAGCTCACCAGTGTTCATACACAGATGTTGCCTTATGTCTCTGCCGGTGGAGAAGATGTTAGATTGTTTTGTTCGGG ataCTACCCTGAGGTTTTAGTAATGGACCCTTTTAGTTTGGAAGTTTTATTCACCTTAAGCTCCCGTGTTAATCCTGACTGGATCAGTGCTTTGCACGTTTTGCGGCCGGCCAAACGGAAAGGTCGGTTCTACGTGCATACAA ATGATGTTGTGCTGGCCTTAACGACGACTGGTACAGTCAAGGTGTGGACTCTTCTTGGACATGAGAATCGTAACAGTGAGCCTCTTTATGAACATGAAAGCAAACAAATACGATGTTTAAATGCACTTGCGATGACTTGTTGCCCATATAATCAGAGAACTGTATTAATTGTATGCTCTAAACATTGGCAG ATATATGATGCCGGTGATTTCTCCCTTCTATGTTCAATCACTGCACCTTGTGGCGAACGTTGGATGGCTGGAGACTTCTTATCTGCAGATAGAGTAATTCTGTGGAGTGACGAAGGTCGTGGTTATCTCTATAAACTACCAGCTAA GATTCTGGTACATCTTGACAG CAAGTTGAAGGGCAAGGCTCTTAGCAG CGTTGCAgacaacaaaaattttcatacTGCCGGTGTTGAATATGATCAACCTTATCTCTACTGCACTTTGACGCAACCTGGAGTCAAG CCTCTATCATGTCCACCAGCAATGCGACTAGTTACAGTTCAAAAAcaaagtaaaacgttaaagtatttattacGTGGTGATAGTGGAGGAGTTGTTCTCTGGACAGTTCCAGAAGTAACGACTCAACAATTAGCTCAAATTTGTCAAAATGACCGTTCAACTCCACTTTCACTACCACCAGCAGTAAAAACGAGTATTACAACTGCTTGGGAGGAAATGAAACCATCACCAGTTGGAATATTAGATCAATTAGACAGTGGAGATGGACATGGCATAAAATTAACAGCTAGTATATATTTACCACAACAAAGTCGTTTAGTTGTCGGTCGTGAAGACGGCAGTATTATCATTGTTCCTGCAACACAAACAGTAATGCTTCAATTACTTCATGGCAATCATCAACAATATGatg ATTGGCCTCCTCACCAAGTATTGTTGGGTCACTCCGGCCGAGTGAACTGCCTTTTGTATCCACATGGAGCAGCACCACGTTATGATAGGACACATCTCGTTTCTGGATCTGTTGATTTTGCTGTATGTTTATGGGATCTTTATGCTGGTACACTCATTCATAGATTCTGCGTCCATGCAGGTGAAATTACACAATTAATGGTACCACCTGATAACTGTAGT CCTAGAATACAGAAGTGTGTTTGCAGCGTTGCATCAGATCATAGCGTTACTCTGTTATCATTAGCAGAAAGAAAATGTGTTGTTCTTGCTTCTCGACACTTATTCCCAGTTGTTACGATAAAGTGGAGACCATTGGATGACTTTATGATAGTTGGATGTTCAGACGGAGCTGTGTACGTATGGCAAATGGAAACCGGCCATCTAGATCGTGTATTGCATG GTATTATTGCAGAAGAAGTGCTTTATGCTTGCGATGAAAATACGATCGCTGCGTCTGGTGGATCTGCTACTGGTGGTGAATTAGGTTTAGCTAATCCTGCTGTACATTTTTTTAG aGGCTTGAGACATAGAAATCTGTCTGCTATAAGACACGCAACCCAAAGAGGATTGCATCAATTGCAACAACTTCATGGTGGACAAGGAGTTGATCATGGAAATCAAATAAAGACAAAGGGCACACCTTTAATGATTCAAGGTTTTAGAAGTAATCCTAAAGATCCAGAAagtcatattttattttttgacatAGAAGCATTGATag TACAATTACTTAATGATGAATATGGAGCAATGTCACCTGGTTCTTTGGAAGCACAGGGTCTTATTTCAGCCTCTGAGTATCAGAAAGTCGCAGCACTTACACAGTCTGCTAGTCCAGATGCTCATAAAAAAATTGCAG ACTTTTTCGGTCGCGTCAAGGATAAGGCAGGCGACGTTGAACGAATTTTAAAGGAGAAGGATCGCCACG GTATATTGGCTAAAATGAAGGAGGGCGCAGAGAACGTACATACTAAGATTCAGGCCAAGGTGGAAAGCGTTGGCCTCAAGCCGTCGACTCTCGACGGCAAAG GCGATAATTGGAACAATAATGAAATTGcgaaaaacaatttaaaacgAAATGGAGCGTTTAGTGAACCAAATGCCACTATGGAAGTTGCTCAGCTTATATTAAGTTTATTACATGCTTGGGGTATCGATCCAGATTTAGATCGTGTTTGCGAAGGGAAGTTAGGTTTATTAAGACCTATGGTTCCTGTTTCATTTGGAGTATTGTCAAAAGGAG gTTACATGTCATTATTATTACCAACTTGGCAAATGCAATTGGAACCAATTGGCGAACCTACAACTCAATTAGAACAACGTTTACCAGCAGAATTAGTTAGACAAGAAAGACTTACCAGAGCATTCACAGCAAGGGCACATTGGGAGTTATCTACCACATTAACTAGCAATCATTTATTAGCAGTAGTAGCTTTAGCAAATACTTTAATGTCAATGAACAATGCCACTTTTGTACCTGAACAAGAACGAAATCGTAAAATGCATAg GCCTGGTAATAGATCTACAGTTAATTGGAATaaagcagaagaagaaaatgaagaaatttatacGGCGCAACAAGCACAGATTAAGCAAGGTTGGTCTCTGTTAGCAACATTACACTGTGTACTATTGCCCGATAAAATAGTTTCACAAGGTAGTGTCAAGACTTTTAAACGGCCTCAAGTTGAAATGATGGCTCGCAGATGGCAACATCAATGTCTCGAG attcgCGAAGCTGCTCAAGCTTTGTTGCTTGCTGAATTAGGAAGAATGGGTCCAAAAGGAAGGAAAACACTTGTAGATAGCTGGTCACAATATCTACCAATGTATAGTACTCAAGAACCTATTGCACCACAATCGCAAAATCAAAGTCCACCAGCTCCAGGTAGTCCAATTCCACCATCTGAATCACATACGGAGgaggaagatgaagaagaggAACTGGCAGAAg CAGAAATAAATGTAGCTAGGAAACCATCGAGCGTGGcggaattaaaaagaaagcagACGACAGCAGTTGTATTACTAGGGGTAATAGGTGCGGAATTTGGGCAAGACGTTACCACCACAAATCAGAAAAGAGATAATGAACAAAGACGAAAGAGTTCAATTGTAGAAGGTTTTGGGATAGGAAATAATAATCTTGCCAGGCATACTAGTATGGCACTCACGCACTTGTTACACGCACCTCACTCTCCGAAATTACCTTTACATACGGCATTGCGAAGAGCCGCAATTGATCTAATTGGTAGAGGTTTCACTGTTTGGGAACCATATCTTGACGTATCGAAA GTATTATTGGGATTACTGGAAATGTGTTGTGATGCTGATAAACTGGTACCAAATATGACATATGGCCTTCCACTTACACCTCAAGCTGATACCTGTCGTACAGCAAGACATGCTTTAACTTTAATAGCTACTGCTCGACCTGCAGCATTTATTACCACGATGGCACGAGAAGTAGCCAGATACAATACGTTACAACAAAATGCGCAAacattaaatgtaaatatggGTGCAAGTGTTTTGGTTAGGGCAAAACCAGAAATACTTAGGATTGTTGAAcaattaattgataaaatgCAGAGTGAAATGAGCGATCTCTTAGTTGAG gTCATGGATATTATCTTACATTGTTTGGATCCAGGCCATCTTAAGACTAAGCCATTGAATGATGTGTTTCCAGCAGTATGTAGATTTAATCAA GTAAGTCATTGTCCGGCAACACGCAGAATAGCAGTAGGTAGTCGCAATGGTCAGCTCGCTTTATATGAATTACGAGGCAATGTTAAATGTCAAACAGTACCTGCGCATGTTGCATCTGTAACTGCATTAGCGTTTTCACCTGAAGGCAAGTTTCTGGTTAGTTATTCTTGTacggaaaataaattatgctttTGGCAG CAAACAAGTAGTGGTATGTTCGGCCTAGGGAACTCTCAAACACGTTGTGTGAAATCATATAGCACTGCACCCATTAACGATGTAGCACGATTAAACCCTATGCGACTAGCTCGATTGATATGGATAAATAATCGAACAGTTACACTAATGCTTGCTGATGGATCAGAAACACGATTCAATGTTTAA